The sequence ATCTTCCGCCCTGCCTTGCGGCCCAGGGAACGACCCACGCTGGCGGTCTCCAGGGAGTGGGAGAGGCGGGTGTGGATGTGGTCGTTCTCGTTGAGGGGGTGGACCTGTGTTTTGCGGCCCAGGCGCCGGAAAGAGTCGGAGAAGAGCAGCCGGTCGTGGTCGCGGGCGTATTCGCTGCGGCTTTCTTCGGGTTCGTTCCTCTGGCGGGGGCGGCGTGGGGAGAGCAGTCGGGCGAGTTCCATGGCGGCAATCTAGCCGGGGGGAAGGACGGGGGCAACCGGGTTGCCCGCTCTGGTCAAGCGCGACTGCGTGACTAGTATGCGGTCTATGGACCTTTTGTTCGAAATATTCCGACAATCGTGGCTGGTGCTCGTGGAGTCCGCCCCGTGGATGCTGCTGGGTTTTCTGGCGGCGGGGCTGCTGCACGCCTTCCTTCCCGCCGACTTCGCCGCCCGCAGGCTGGGCCGGGGGAGCCGGGGAATCGTCACAGCGGCCATCGTGGGTGCGCCGCTGCCGCTGTGCTCTTGCGGCGTGGTGCCCGCTGCGGCCGGACTCAAGCGGCAGGGGGCCGGGCCCGGCTCCACCGCCTCCTTCCTGGTGGCCACCCCGGAAACGGGGGTGGACTCCATCGCCGTGACCTACGCCCTGCTCGACCCCATGATGACCTTGCTGCGTCCGCTGTCCGCCGTTTTCACGGCCATTGCCGCCGGGTTCGCCGTGGACGCCGTCTCGCCCGAGGAGAAGGCGAAGGAGGAAGCCGGACCCGAGCCGCAGCCCGTGGGTTGCGCCGGAGGGAACTGCGGCTGCGGCGGAGAGGACGAGCCCGAGTGTCCCACCACGCGCTCCAAGCTGTCCAAGGGGCTGGATTTCGCCGCGGGCGAGCTGATGGGCGACGTGGGGCTGTGGTTTCTGGGCGGCGTGCTGCTGGCCGGAGCGCTCTCGGCCCTGCTGCCGCCGGGATTTCTGGGCGGCCTGCTGGGCGGCGGGCCGTGGCAGATTCTGGTGGCCCTGGCCGCCTCGCTGCCCTTCTACGTCTGCGCCACCGCCTCCACCCCGCTGGCGGCGGCGCTGGCGGTGCAGGGCTTCTCGCCGGGGGCGTGCCTGGTCTTTCTGCTGGCCGGACCGGCCTCCAACGCCGCCTCCCTGGCCATGGTGGGCAAGCTGCTGGGGCGGCGCGGGCTGACGGCCTATCTGG is a genomic window of Desulfohalovibrio reitneri containing:
- a CDS encoding SO_0444 family Cu/Zn efflux transporter, translated to MDLLFEIFRQSWLVLVESAPWMLLGFLAAGLLHAFLPADFAARRLGRGSRGIVTAAIVGAPLPLCSCGVVPAAAGLKRQGAGPGSTASFLVATPETGVDSIAVTYALLDPMMTLLRPLSAVFTAIAAGFAVDAVSPEEKAKEEAGPEPQPVGCAGGNCGCGGEDEPECPTTRSKLSKGLDFAAGELMGDVGLWFLGGVLLAGALSALLPPGFLGGLLGGGPWQILVALAASLPFYVCATASTPLAAALAVQGFSPGACLVFLLAGPASNAASLAMVGKLLGRRGLTAYLAAIIACTLGLGLAADALYPALGLSTGDWVAGPGEEPPGVWAMVMAVALLLLILRAVVPKLRKAG